TTAATTTCAGAATTGGCATGACACGAGCTTAATTTGATAATAATTAATAAAGGATCCACCTATGGCTACCCTATCTGAAGCTACATCAGCGAACGCTGCTACTCGCATCGAAGAAGATCTACTGGGTCAACGTCACGTACCGGCAGATGCCTACTACGGTATTCACACTCTGCGCGCAATCGAAAACTTCAACATTTCAAACAACACCATTTCCGATGTGCCTGAATTTGTTCGCGGTATGGTCATGACTAAAAAAGCAGCCGCTCTAGCAAACAAAGAGTTGGGTGCAATTCCAAAAGAAGTTGCGAATTACATCCTTGAAGCATGTGACCTCATTCTTGAAACTGGCAAGTGCATGGATCAGTTCCCTTCGGACGTATTCCAAGGTGGTGCTGGCACATCAGTAAACATGAATACCAACGAAGTCATTGCTAACGTTGCGCTAGAGCTGATGGGCAAAGAAAAAGGCCAATATCAGTTTATCAATCCAAACGATCACGTAAACAAGAGCCAATCAACCAACTGTGCTTACCCTACTGGTTTCCGCATTGCTGTTTTCAATAGCGTGCACAAACTGATGGACGCGATTGAGTACCTAAAAGGGGCATTCGAACTCAAAGCACAAGAGTTCAAAGGCGTGCTAAAAATGGGACGTACTCAGTTGCAAGATGCGGTTCCAATGACGGTTGGTCAAGAGTTCCACGCTTGGGCTGTAACGTTGAATGAAGAGATTCGCGCACTTGATTACACCTCAAAATTACTGCTTGAGATCAACTTGGGTGCCACGGCAATCGGTACAGGTCTAAACGCACCAACCGGTTACCAAGGTCTTGCAGTGAAACACCTTGCTGAAGTGACAGGATTGGAAGTGGTACCTGCAGAAGATTTGATTGAAGCAACTTCTGACTGTGGTGCTTATGTAATGACCCACGGCGCTCTAAAACGCCTAGCCGTGAAACTATCGAAAATCTGTAACGATTTGCGTCTGCTTTCTTCTGGTCCTCGCTCTGGTCTTAACGAGTTGAACCTACCTGAGCTACAAGCCGGTTCTTCAATTATGCCAGCGAAAGTAAACCCAGTGATTCCTGAAGTCGTCAACCAAGTGTGCTTTAAAGTACTTGGTAACGACAACACCATCTCATTTGCAGCGGAAGGCGGTCAGCTTCAGCTAAACGTGATGGAGCCAGTGATTGCTCAAAGTATGTTTGAGTCAATCTCACTGCTACACAACGCATGTGTCAATCTACGTGACAAGTGTATTGATGGTATTACCGTTAACAAAGAGATCTGTGAGAACTACGTTTACAACTCTATCGGTATCGTTACCTACCTAAACCCATACATCGGTCACCATGAAGGCGATATCGTCGGCAAGATTTGTGCGGAGACAGGAAAGAGTGTCCGCGAAGTCGTTTTAGACCGCGGATTACTCACCGCAGAAGAGCTCGATGAGATCCTTTGCGTTGAAAACTTCATGCATCCAACGTATAAAGCCAAGCGTTACGAATAACAAATATTACAAGGGTCCCGTGAGGACCCTTTTTTAACGCCCCAATTTGGGCGTATTAAGTCGACTCATGGCGTCACGACGCTTTTTTTGAACACCTTTGTTCAAACAGCTAACGCCATGAATTAAAAAATAAAATACATGAGGGTCATATTATGGTAGCAGTCGAACTGTTCGTCGTTCTGCTCTTTATCTTTTTAGGAGCGAGAATCGGAGGGATTGGAATAGGCTTTGCAGGCGGAGCGGGGGTTATCGCTTTGTCACTGGGTTTAGGTGTCCCTACCAGTCAAGCTTATATTCCAGTTGATGTTATTTTAATCATTATGTCAGTTATCACCGCGATTGCCGCAATGCAAGTGGCAGGCGGTATGGACTGGTTAGTGCAAGTGGCGGAAAATTTTCTACGCAAAAACCCAAAGCGAATTACCTTTTACGCGCCGATTGTCACTTTCCTAATGACATTAATGGCGGGGACAGGGCATACCGCATTTTCAACACTGCCGGTCATCGCTGAAGTTGCAAAAGGGCAAGGCGTTCGTCCGTCTCGTCCGCTCTCTATCGCAGTGATAGCCTCACAAATCGCGATCACTGCCTCGCCTATCTCTGCAGCGGTTGTCGCATTTGCGGCGATGCTAGCACCTGTCGGCGTAGATTATCTCACCCTACTCGCGGTGTGCATTCCAACGACGTTTATCGCTTGTATGATTGGCGCATTCGTGGCGAACTTTATGGGACGCGAACTCAAAGACGACCCTATTTATCAGCAACGATTAGAACAAGGTTTAATCAAGCTAGCCAGTGAAGAAAAGCGCGAACTGCTACCCACAGCAAAAACCGCAACCTACATCTTTCTTGCCGCTATCGGATTAGTGGTTTGCTACGCTGCGGCAATTTCGAACTCAATTGGTTTGATCGATAACCCGGCTCTTGGTCGCAACGAAGCTATCATGACGGTAATGTTAGCGGCTGCGGCGCTGATTGTGC
This is a stretch of genomic DNA from Vibrio panuliri. It encodes these proteins:
- the aspA gene encoding aspartate ammonia-lyase, with product MATLSEATSANAATRIEEDLLGQRHVPADAYYGIHTLRAIENFNISNNTISDVPEFVRGMVMTKKAAALANKELGAIPKEVANYILEACDLILETGKCMDQFPSDVFQGGAGTSVNMNTNEVIANVALELMGKEKGQYQFINPNDHVNKSQSTNCAYPTGFRIAVFNSVHKLMDAIEYLKGAFELKAQEFKGVLKMGRTQLQDAVPMTVGQEFHAWAVTLNEEIRALDYTSKLLLEINLGATAIGTGLNAPTGYQGLAVKHLAEVTGLEVVPAEDLIEATSDCGAYVMTHGALKRLAVKLSKICNDLRLLSSGPRSGLNELNLPELQAGSSIMPAKVNPVIPEVVNQVCFKVLGNDNTISFAAEGGQLQLNVMEPVIAQSMFESISLLHNACVNLRDKCIDGITVNKEICENYVYNSIGIVTYLNPYIGHHEGDIVGKICAETGKSVREVVLDRGLLTAEELDEILCVENFMHPTYKAKRYE
- a CDS encoding anaerobic C4-dicarboxylate transporter, which codes for MVAVELFVVLLFIFLGARIGGIGIGFAGGAGVIALSLGLGVPTSQAYIPVDVILIIMSVITAIAAMQVAGGMDWLVQVAENFLRKNPKRITFYAPIVTFLMTLMAGTGHTAFSTLPVIAEVAKGQGVRPSRPLSIAVIASQIAITASPISAAVVAFAAMLAPVGVDYLTLLAVCIPTTFIACMIGAFVANFMGRELKDDPIYQQRLEQGLIKLASEEKRELLPTAKTATYIFLAAIGLVVCYAAAISNSIGLIDNPALGRNEAIMTVMLAAAALIVLITKIDANQIPAASTFRSGMTACVCVLGVAWLGATFVNAHVDGIKEFAGELLADYPWMLALVLFFASMLLYSQGATTVALMPAALAIGVAPLTAVASFAAVSALFVLPTYPTLLAAVEMDDTGSTRIGKYVFNHPFFIPGVVTISSAVALGFAFGGMVI